One window from the genome of Malus domestica chromosome 01, GDT2T_hap1 encodes:
- the LOC103437184 gene encoding arginyl-tRNA--protein transferase 2-like isoform X1 yields MAGKMKKGEASSSSRSGGGSNHRGESVVDDYGENKSSCGYCRSPARTSITHGLWAHSITIDDYQDLLDRGWRRSGCFLYKPDMERTCCPAYTIRLRAGDFVPSKEQVRVSRRMQRYLEGNLECKKLGECMENPNASKDTRSHTHLEVSSSAAKESCSNNNEQKGGEEKIMHYLSDQVDNAVRGCSENGEFPDIQFPKAIVKKVLQAKRKLLVEGSEDLLYSSNIAFQIAATIRRSLPGEKDVHQGRLSTHITDEKGPSPKLIAEKLESYLNQLAETSGLLVRACNGHLNFYSATKQASSYESAQTVNISKGSAAGSESKGCSVTHSSQNAPVKRRRLEIHLRRSSFDSEEYALYRRYQIAVHNDTPEHVTEKSYKRFLVDTPLNYVPPKGDGTVPPCGFGSFHQQYVVDGKLIAVGVIDILPRCLSSKYLFWDPDFAFLSPGKYSALQEINWVKENHAHCSTLQYYYLGYYIHTCSKMRYKAAYCPSELLCPLRYQWIPFHIAKPLLDKKRYAVLSDVSVSQDRESLPPHVSEEVMEVQHDDIGKEDTNDFPMYDDEGAIDVEYESSDNEQNLVSVDVKDGDIGNILIGLNGSRVRFKVCILKSHRIFRPPHPKSRYLRAFIYLLHCFSLKDIKFAFGSSKRSYLEFQLHRYMRVVGEELAERMVYSLE; encoded by the exons ATGGCAGGGAAGATGAAGAAGGGCGAGGCGAGCAGTAGCAGCAGAAGCGGCGGCGGCAGTAACCACAGAGGGGAAAGCGTGGTGGATGATTACGGCGAAAATAAAAGCTCCTGCGGCTACTGCAGATCCCCTGCTCGCACCAGTATCACTCACG GTTTGTGGGCACATAGCATTACGATTGATGACTACCAAG ATCTTCTTGACCGGGGTTGGAGGCGATCTGGTTGTTTCCTTTACAAACCTGACATGGAAAGAACATGCTGCCCTGCTTATACTATTCGTCTGAGAGCAGGCGATTTTGTTCCTTCCAAAGAGCAAGTGCGGGTGTCTAGACGAATGCAAAG GTACTTAGAAGGTAACTTGGAATGTAAGAAACTAGGGGAGTGTATGGAGAATCCAAATGCCTCTAAGGACACACGCAGCCATACCCATCTCGAAGTTTCAAGCTCAGCTGCGAAAGAATCCTGTTCCAATAACAATGAACAGAAGGGTGGGGAAGAAAAGATTATGCATTACTTATCAGATCAAGTTGATAATGCCGTTCGTGGTTGCTCTGAAAATGGGGAATTCCCTGACATTCAATTTCCAAAAGCTATTGTTAAAAAGGTTTTACAAGCCAAAAGAAAGCTATTGGTTGAAGGATCTGAAGATCTCTTGTACTCGAGCAATATTGCATTCCAAATAGCGGCTACTATAAGGAGGTCGTTACCAGGTGAGAAGGATGTCCACCAGGGAAGATTGTCGACGCATATTACAGATGAAAAAGGGCCATCTCCAAAACTTATTGCTGAAAAGCTAGAGAGTTACTTGAATCAGTTGGCAGAAACATCTGGTCTGTTAGTCAGGGCTTGCAACGgacatttaaatttttattctgCCACAAAACAAGCTTCCTCATACGAAAGTGCTCAAACTGTTAACATCTCAAAAGGATCTGCTGCCGGGTCTGAAAGTAAAGGCTGCAGTGTGACACATAGCTCTCAAAATGCTCCAGTAAAGAGGCGTAGACTTGAGATTCATTTGAGAAGGTCCAGTTTCGATTCAGAAGAATATGCTTTATATAGACGGTATCAAATAGCGGTGCATAATGATACCCCTGAGCATGTTACTGAAAAATCGTATAAGAGGTTCCTGGTTGATACTCCCTTAAATTATGTGCCTCCAAAAGGTGATGGAACAGTTCCACCTTGTGGCTTTGGTTCTTTCCATCAGCAATATGTTGTTGATGGCAAGCTTATTGCAGTTGGTGTTATAGATATCCTCCCTAGATGTTTGTCGAGTAAATACTTATTTTGGGACCCAGATTTTGCCTTCCTATCACCTGGAAAGTATTCAGCACTACAAGAAATAAATTGGGTGAAAGAAAATCACGCCCATTGCTCTACTCTCCAGTATTATTATCTCGGTTATTACATTCACACTTGCAGTAAGATGAGATACAAAGCAGCATATTGCCCGTCTGAGTTACTCTGTCCGCTCCGTTACCA GTGGATTCCTTTTCATATTGCCAAGCCTTTGCTTGATAAAAAGCGGTATGCTGTTCTGTCGGATGTTTCCGTCTCACAAGATAGAGAGTCCTTGCCACCTCATGTTTCTGAAGAAGTCATGGAAGTGCAACATGATGACATCGGGAAAGAAGACACTAATGATTTTCCTATGTATGATGATGAAGGAGCAATTGACGTTGAATATGAAAGCTCAGACAACGAACAAAATCTGGTATCTGTTGATGTGAAAGATGGAGATATCGGTAACATTTTAATCGGGTTGAATGGATCTCGTGTGAGATTCAAGGTATGTATACTCAAGAGTCATAGAATTTTCAGACCTCCCCACCCAAAATCCAGATACCTTCGGGCATTCATTTACTTGCTACACTGTTTTTCGTTGAAGGATATAAAGTTCGCTTTTGGTTCTTCAAAAAGGAGTTACTTGGAGTTCCAGCTGCACCGATATATGAGAGTTGTAGGTGAAGAGCTGGCTGAGCGAATGGTTTATTCACTCGAGTGA
- the LOC103437184 gene encoding arginyl-tRNA--protein transferase 2-like isoform X2, whose amino-acid sequence MAGKMKKGEASSSSRSGGGSNHRGESVVDDYGENKSSCGYCRSPARTSITHGLWAHSITIDDYQDLLDRGWRRSGCFLYKPDMERTCCPAYTIRLRAGDFVPSKEQVRVSRRMQRYLEGNLECKKLGECMENPNASKDTRSHTHLEVSSSAAKESCSNNNEQKGGEEKIMHYLSDQVDNAVRGCSENGEFPDIQFPKAIVKKVLQAKRKLLVEGSEDLLYSSNIAFQIAATIRRSLPGEKDVHQGRLSTHITDEKGPSPKLIAEKLESYLNQLAETSGLLVRACNGHLNFYSATKQASSYESAQTVNISKGSAAGSESKGCSVTHSSQNAPVKRRRLEIHLRRSSFDSEEYALYRRYQIAVHNDTPEHVTEKSYKRFLVDTPLNYVPPKGDGTVPPCGFGSFHQQYVVDGKLIAVGVIDILPRCLSSKYLFWDPDFAFLSPGKYSALQEINWVKENHAHCSTLQYYYLGYYIHTCSKMRYKAAYCPSELLCPLRYQWIPFHIAKPLLDKKRYAVLSDVSVSQDRESLPPHVSEEVMEVQHDDIGKEDTNDFPMYDDEGAIDVEYESSDNEQNLVSVDVKDGDIGNILIGLNGSRVRFKDIKFAFGSSKRSYLEFQLHRYMRVVGEELAERMVYSLE is encoded by the exons ATGGCAGGGAAGATGAAGAAGGGCGAGGCGAGCAGTAGCAGCAGAAGCGGCGGCGGCAGTAACCACAGAGGGGAAAGCGTGGTGGATGATTACGGCGAAAATAAAAGCTCCTGCGGCTACTGCAGATCCCCTGCTCGCACCAGTATCACTCACG GTTTGTGGGCACATAGCATTACGATTGATGACTACCAAG ATCTTCTTGACCGGGGTTGGAGGCGATCTGGTTGTTTCCTTTACAAACCTGACATGGAAAGAACATGCTGCCCTGCTTATACTATTCGTCTGAGAGCAGGCGATTTTGTTCCTTCCAAAGAGCAAGTGCGGGTGTCTAGACGAATGCAAAG GTACTTAGAAGGTAACTTGGAATGTAAGAAACTAGGGGAGTGTATGGAGAATCCAAATGCCTCTAAGGACACACGCAGCCATACCCATCTCGAAGTTTCAAGCTCAGCTGCGAAAGAATCCTGTTCCAATAACAATGAACAGAAGGGTGGGGAAGAAAAGATTATGCATTACTTATCAGATCAAGTTGATAATGCCGTTCGTGGTTGCTCTGAAAATGGGGAATTCCCTGACATTCAATTTCCAAAAGCTATTGTTAAAAAGGTTTTACAAGCCAAAAGAAAGCTATTGGTTGAAGGATCTGAAGATCTCTTGTACTCGAGCAATATTGCATTCCAAATAGCGGCTACTATAAGGAGGTCGTTACCAGGTGAGAAGGATGTCCACCAGGGAAGATTGTCGACGCATATTACAGATGAAAAAGGGCCATCTCCAAAACTTATTGCTGAAAAGCTAGAGAGTTACTTGAATCAGTTGGCAGAAACATCTGGTCTGTTAGTCAGGGCTTGCAACGgacatttaaatttttattctgCCACAAAACAAGCTTCCTCATACGAAAGTGCTCAAACTGTTAACATCTCAAAAGGATCTGCTGCCGGGTCTGAAAGTAAAGGCTGCAGTGTGACACATAGCTCTCAAAATGCTCCAGTAAAGAGGCGTAGACTTGAGATTCATTTGAGAAGGTCCAGTTTCGATTCAGAAGAATATGCTTTATATAGACGGTATCAAATAGCGGTGCATAATGATACCCCTGAGCATGTTACTGAAAAATCGTATAAGAGGTTCCTGGTTGATACTCCCTTAAATTATGTGCCTCCAAAAGGTGATGGAACAGTTCCACCTTGTGGCTTTGGTTCTTTCCATCAGCAATATGTTGTTGATGGCAAGCTTATTGCAGTTGGTGTTATAGATATCCTCCCTAGATGTTTGTCGAGTAAATACTTATTTTGGGACCCAGATTTTGCCTTCCTATCACCTGGAAAGTATTCAGCACTACAAGAAATAAATTGGGTGAAAGAAAATCACGCCCATTGCTCTACTCTCCAGTATTATTATCTCGGTTATTACATTCACACTTGCAGTAAGATGAGATACAAAGCAGCATATTGCCCGTCTGAGTTACTCTGTCCGCTCCGTTACCA GTGGATTCCTTTTCATATTGCCAAGCCTTTGCTTGATAAAAAGCGGTATGCTGTTCTGTCGGATGTTTCCGTCTCACAAGATAGAGAGTCCTTGCCACCTCATGTTTCTGAAGAAGTCATGGAAGTGCAACATGATGACATCGGGAAAGAAGACACTAATGATTTTCCTATGTATGATGATGAAGGAGCAATTGACGTTGAATATGAAAGCTCAGACAACGAACAAAATCTGGTATCTGTTGATGTGAAAGATGGAGATATCGGTAACATTTTAATCGGGTTGAATGGATCTCGTGTGAGATTCAAG GATATAAAGTTCGCTTTTGGTTCTTCAAAAAGGAGTTACTTGGAGTTCCAGCTGCACCGATATATGAGAGTTGTAGGTGAAGAGCTGGCTGAGCGAATGGTTTATTCACTCGAGTGA
- the LOC103406413 gene encoding protein yippee-like, which translates to MGRLFVVSLEGKIYSCRHCRTHLALCEDIVSRSFHSRHGKAYLFKKVVNVFSGECEDRSMITGLHTVADIFCVGCGSIVGWKYETAHEEAQKYKEGKSVLERVKVLGPDGNNYWVSHEAQVGSSDADEA; encoded by the exons ATGGGGAGGCTATTTGTGGTGAGTCTCGAGGGGAAGATCTACAGCTGCAGGCACTGCCGGACCCATCTTGCTCTTTGTGAGGACATAGTTTCCAGG TCTTTCCACTCCAGGCACGGGAAGGCGTATCTCTTCAAGAAGGT AGTGAACGTATTTTCCGGAGAGTGTGAAGATAGATCGATGATCACTGGACTGCACACAGTTGCTGACATTTTCTGTGTCGGGTGTGGATCGATAGTGGGGTGGAAATAT GAGACTGCCCACGAAGAGGCCCAGAAGTACAAGGAAGGAAAATCCGTACTTGAGCG GGTGAAGGTGTTGGGTCCGGATGGAAACAATTATTGGGTCAGTCACGAAGCACAAGTCGGTAGCAGCGATGCAGATGAAGCTTGA